Proteins co-encoded in one Corynebacterium tuberculostearicum genomic window:
- a CDS encoding GntR family transcriptional regulator, whose amino-acid sequence MLSQSVASELREAISAGEFQPGEQLSEVKAAERFHCSRNTLRESFTRLAAERIVERIPNRGVFLATPDADYIRDLFAARAAIEPAAVRWGAFADAPSLVTLTSSAFDYAARGEHQEVSATNQRFHRALVAALDSPTLNEQMDNLLARMRLTFLLAIPRYPQLHADHIQGNITLATLIADGKRLEAATLAHDSLMNTCEKILAVLDD is encoded by the coding sequence ATGCTTTCCCAGTCTGTCGCCTCCGAGTTGCGCGAGGCCATCTCCGCCGGCGAGTTTCAGCCGGGCGAGCAGCTCAGCGAGGTCAAGGCGGCCGAGCGCTTTCACTGCTCGCGCAATACCCTCCGCGAGTCTTTCACCAGGCTTGCCGCGGAGCGCATCGTCGAGCGCATCCCCAACCGAGGCGTATTCCTTGCGACGCCCGATGCAGACTATATCCGCGACCTCTTCGCCGCCCGCGCGGCCATTGAACCGGCCGCGGTGCGCTGGGGCGCTTTTGCCGACGCCCCCTCGCTCGTCACCCTGACCTCCTCTGCCTTCGACTACGCGGCACGCGGCGAGCACCAGGAAGTCTCCGCCACCAATCAGCGCTTCCACCGCGCGCTGGTCGCCGCGCTAGACTCCCCTACCTTGAATGAGCAGATGGATAATCTGCTCGCCCGCATGCGGCTCACCTTCTTGCTAGCAATCCCGCGGTACCCGCAGCTTCATGCGGACCACATTCAAGGCAATATCACCTTGGCCACGCTTATCGCAGATGGAAAACGCCTCGAGGCCGCCACGCTTGCGCATGACAGCCTCATGAATACCTGCGAGAAGATCCTCGCCGTGCTGGACGATTAA
- a CDS encoding putative hydro-lyase, producing the protein MATTAGHARGFMQANLLAVPQEYAFDFLLFAQRNPKPCPIVGVLEAGQYTSELLPGGDIRTDIPAYRVFENGEHTATLADATSYYTPDMVSFLIGCSFTFETALQDNGIEVAHIAQQCNVPMFKTTIPTTPAGVFSGPMVVSMRPIPAAQVSDAVRITSRYPSVHGAPVHVGDPAAIGIEDLNRPDFGDPGEVPEGCLPVFWACGVTPQAIVMESKPRLAITHAPGQMLVTNARDQDFLIP; encoded by the coding sequence ATGGCCACCACCGCCGGGCATGCCCGCGGTTTCATGCAGGCTAACCTGCTGGCCGTGCCGCAGGAATACGCCTTTGATTTCTTGCTCTTTGCCCAGCGCAATCCCAAGCCATGCCCGATTGTGGGCGTACTGGAAGCTGGTCAGTACACCTCCGAGCTGCTGCCGGGTGGGGACATCCGCACCGATATTCCGGCCTACCGTGTCTTTGAAAACGGCGAGCATACAGCCACGCTTGCCGACGCCACCTCGTACTACACCCCAGACATGGTCAGCTTCCTCATCGGTTGCTCTTTTACCTTTGAGACTGCGCTGCAGGATAACGGCATTGAGGTCGCACACATTGCCCAGCAGTGCAACGTGCCGATGTTTAAAACCACGATTCCCACCACCCCGGCCGGTGTCTTTTCCGGGCCCATGGTGGTCTCCATGCGCCCGATTCCGGCCGCGCAAGTCTCCGATGCGGTGCGGATTACCTCCCGTTACCCATCAGTTCACGGCGCCCCGGTCCACGTGGGTGACCCGGCGGCCATTGGCATTGAGGACTTGAACCGCCCGGACTTTGGTGATCCGGGCGAAGTGCCGGAGGGCTGCCTTCCGGTCTTTTGGGCCTGCGGAGTGACCCCGCAGGCCATCGTGATGGAATCTAAGCCGCGCTTAGCTATTACGCACGCACCGGGCCAGATGCTCGTGACCAACGCCCGCGATCAAGATTTTCTCATTCCTTAA
- a CDS encoding NRAMP family divalent metal transporter — translation MAGAMFLMATSAIGPGFLTQTSVFTVQMGASFAFAIMLSILVDIAIQLNVWRVLCVTGMRANTLGNTVLPGLGWVLAVFVFIGGAVFNIGNIAGSGLGINAMLGIDSRIGGVIAAAIAILIFLSKKAGMALDRLVAVLGAVMILLMLYVAVVSQPPVGEALKNTVAPGEIDFFVITTIIGGTVGGYITFAGAHRLIDSGHTGVENVKNITYTSVSGIVVTGIMRMLLFLAVLGVVATGVALSDDNTAADAFYHAAGEFGLRAFGVVLFAAGLSSVIGAAYTSVSFVTSQDTSTRTRNILTIIFIAVCTVVFVVINSAPQKLLIFAGAINGLILPIGFALVMWVAWRRRDLLQGYKYPKWLLVIGALAWVLTIFIGFKAFSGITELWA, via the coding sequence ATGGCGGGTGCCATGTTCCTCATGGCCACCTCCGCCATCGGTCCGGGATTTTTGACCCAGACCTCGGTCTTTACCGTGCAGATGGGCGCATCCTTCGCGTTTGCGATTATGCTGTCCATCCTCGTTGACATCGCTATCCAGCTCAATGTGTGGCGAGTTCTCTGCGTGACCGGCATGCGCGCCAATACTTTGGGCAATACCGTGCTCCCTGGCCTGGGCTGGGTGCTTGCCGTATTCGTGTTTATCGGTGGCGCGGTCTTTAATATCGGCAATATCGCCGGTTCTGGCCTGGGTATTAACGCGATGCTGGGCATCGATTCGCGCATCGGCGGCGTCATTGCCGCGGCCATCGCGATCCTCATCTTCCTCTCCAAAAAGGCGGGTATGGCCCTCGACCGCCTCGTCGCGGTCCTGGGTGCGGTCATGATCTTGCTTATGCTCTACGTTGCGGTGGTCAGCCAGCCACCGGTGGGCGAGGCGCTAAAGAATACCGTCGCGCCGGGCGAGATCGACTTCTTCGTCATTACCACCATCATTGGTGGCACCGTGGGTGGTTATATCACCTTTGCCGGCGCGCACCGCCTCATCGATTCCGGCCACACCGGCGTGGAAAACGTCAAGAACATTACCTATACCTCGGTAAGCGGCATCGTGGTCACCGGCATCATGCGTATGCTCCTTTTCTTGGCCGTTCTCGGTGTGGTCGCCACCGGCGTGGCGCTTTCAGACGACAACACCGCGGCCGATGCGTTCTACCATGCCGCCGGCGAGTTTGGCCTGCGTGCCTTCGGCGTGGTCCTCTTTGCGGCCGGTTTGTCCTCGGTTATCGGCGCCGCCTATACCTCGGTATCCTTCGTAACCTCCCAGGACACCTCGACGCGCACCCGCAATATCCTCACCATTATCTTCATTGCGGTGTGCACGGTAGTCTTCGTAGTCATCAACTCCGCGCCACAGAAGTTGCTCATCTTCGCCGGCGCCATCAATGGCCTTATCCTGCCCATCGGTTTCGCCCTCGTGATGTGGGTGGCCTGGCGCCGCCGCGACCTCCTACAGGGCTATAAGTATCCCAAGTGGTTGCTGGTTATCGGCGCCTTGGCGTGGGTACTCACCATCTTCATCGGCTTCAAGGCTTTCTCCGGCATCACCGAACTGTGGGCATAA
- a CDS encoding DUF559 domain-containing protein, protein MITEHFINLRYAGAESPHHLALQCGELTQIAPWVAVPTATWRQWVRHKQQFAKVVAAGWSTHRAVLISKSAARLWGIWVISRKGEEVELAVPSGSVPPRRLTAKGYRYRRVKSLQESTVPIAGVRATNPARTCLEIARLHGFPDGLVATDSALRQHDVTTYDLRGELAKMRRTRGQAAMRKVIEHAYGGSESPYESYLRALIIERFPQVKIEPQKPLLGKYRADVCLDGWLVLEVDGDAKYDGTYGEAPAHVVKQQIKRQRALENRGYVVLRFGSSEVKAADEALRIISSHLGKRGRKVA, encoded by the coding sequence ATGATTACAGAGCACTTCATCAACCTTCGTTACGCCGGAGCCGAAAGTCCGCACCATTTAGCCCTCCAGTGCGGTGAGCTCACCCAGATAGCGCCCTGGGTTGCCGTTCCCACGGCCACCTGGAGGCAATGGGTGCGCCATAAACAACAATTCGCCAAAGTAGTCGCTGCCGGGTGGAGCACTCACCGCGCCGTCCTCATCAGTAAATCGGCCGCGCGGCTGTGGGGAATATGGGTAATTTCCAGGAAAGGGGAGGAGGTGGAGCTAGCGGTACCTTCGGGAAGCGTTCCCCCACGCAGGCTCACCGCGAAAGGCTACCGGTACCGCCGGGTAAAGTCCCTCCAGGAATCCACGGTGCCGATAGCTGGTGTGCGCGCTACGAATCCCGCCCGCACCTGCCTCGAAATCGCCCGGCTACACGGCTTCCCAGATGGCCTGGTAGCTACCGATTCTGCGCTCAGGCAACACGACGTCACCACCTATGACTTGCGCGGAGAACTGGCAAAAATGCGGCGCACTAGGGGACAAGCAGCCATGCGTAAGGTTATCGAGCACGCGTATGGCGGATCGGAATCGCCCTATGAGTCTTATCTGCGAGCCCTCATTATTGAGCGTTTTCCGCAGGTGAAAATTGAGCCGCAGAAACCGCTGCTCGGGAAATATCGGGCGGATGTCTGTCTCGATGGCTGGCTGGTGCTCGAGGTCGATGGCGATGCCAAGTATGACGGTACCTATGGCGAGGCACCCGCCCACGTGGTCAAGCAGCAGATAAAGAGGCAGCGAGCGCTAGAAAACCGCGGATACGTGGTGCTGCGCTTTGGTTCCAGCGAGGTGAAAGCGGCGGACGAGGCATTGCGGATAATCTCTAGCCACCTGGGAAAACGCGGCAGGAAAGTTGCCTAG
- a CDS encoding RNase H family protein, with protein MEPIELSELTGTQSRTYGTRKITSDMVSAPIHVAVALWDERWDSAPNGTIEGWVVAVNTKQTRFVRRGQTKKGDIVDIAVREVKRALKGLDGRVWIVTGRRQNALRAALTADGFTVTGSFAEENRASKSASSVRRKQAGLTARKARKMGEAPKKKQAAQAETPKAHWWPNFSRASSWPEGEVVRIATDASSDTVFKGSMCFVAGNGDYRLRTRETKASTDELELEALTLALKYLLKVGARKAAIESDSVAALEAVEQIVHKRGSKASRPGRTWRGVSSGARSRFQQAWGDIQGQCEVDIRRVLGHAGDPLNRAADQIAYMGLRAIAHPMKQSRETLREGIQKALSAL; from the coding sequence ATGGAACCCATCGAGCTCTCAGAACTAACCGGTACGCAATCGCGCACCTACGGCACCCGCAAGATCACCTCGGATATGGTCTCGGCACCAATCCACGTTGCGGTCGCGCTCTGGGACGAGCGCTGGGATTCCGCCCCCAACGGCACCATCGAAGGTTGGGTCGTCGCAGTCAATACTAAGCAGACGCGTTTTGTGCGCCGCGGCCAGACGAAGAAGGGCGATATCGTCGATATCGCCGTGCGCGAGGTCAAACGCGCACTCAAGGGACTCGACGGACGGGTGTGGATTGTCACTGGTCGCAGGCAGAATGCGTTGCGAGCGGCACTCACGGCCGACGGTTTCACGGTGACGGGAAGCTTTGCGGAAGAAAATAGGGCTTCGAAAAGTGCGAGCTCCGTGCGCCGAAAACAAGCCGGCCTTACCGCACGGAAGGCGCGCAAGATGGGTGAGGCACCGAAAAAGAAGCAAGCGGCACAGGCAGAGACGCCGAAAGCACACTGGTGGCCGAACTTCTCGCGCGCCTCCTCGTGGCCCGAGGGCGAGGTGGTTCGCATAGCCACCGATGCTTCCTCGGATACCGTATTCAAGGGGTCGATGTGCTTCGTTGCGGGCAACGGCGACTACCGGTTACGAACTCGAGAAACCAAGGCGAGCACGGATGAGCTCGAGCTCGAAGCACTGACGCTCGCGCTAAAATACCTGCTCAAGGTGGGTGCGCGCAAGGCGGCTATTGAGTCCGATTCCGTAGCCGCTTTGGAGGCGGTCGAGCAGATTGTGCATAAACGCGGCTCTAAAGCATCGCGGCCGGGGCGCACGTGGCGAGGGGTGTCTTCGGGTGCGCGGTCCCGATTCCAGCAAGCTTGGGGCGATATCCAAGGCCAATGCGAGGTCGACATTCGCCGTGTGCTCGGGCATGCGGGCGATCCGCTGAATCGGGCGGCCGACCAGATTGCGTACATGGGGTTGCGCGCGATTGCGCATCCGATGAAGCAGTCTCGCGAGACTCTGCGCGAGGGAATTCAGAAAGCCCTCTCGGCGTTGTGA
- the galK gene encoding galactokinase: MLNWIDTRSDAELAAAVRDLFAAAFPDALEPAGVWAAPGRVNLIGEHIDYAGGASIPFALEQNTAVAVAPRTDGLLRIASEYDGAVAHASIPLADVRPGYPSDWSGYVAGTIWAAIVANALTCSGLDIAIVSDVPVGSGLSSSAALECSTAVAAYELCHGHAPDDAARAQLAQACIRAENEVVGASTGGLDQNASLFGQRDKALFLDFSTGAVERVAFNIAAQDMVLLIADTNAPHTLSDGQYASRRGIIDAVQSAAGSTIREIPDAEAFAATVDPADAELYRRRVRHVVEETNRTLAAATALTSSDPAEFRRLMRESHISLRDLYEVTTPELDSAFTAAGEIGARMTGGGFGGAVIALIPRSDVESTAQAIYDAAASRSFPEPTFLVARPGDGARRLA; encoded by the coding sequence ATGCTTAACTGGATTGACACCCGCAGCGATGCGGAGCTAGCAGCCGCAGTCCGCGATCTCTTCGCCGCTGCCTTCCCGGACGCGCTCGAGCCCGCCGGCGTGTGGGCCGCACCCGGCCGCGTCAATCTCATCGGCGAGCACATCGATTACGCCGGCGGCGCCTCCATTCCCTTTGCGCTGGAGCAAAATACGGCTGTGGCCGTCGCACCCCGCACCGATGGCCTTCTCCGTATTGCCTCCGAGTATGACGGCGCAGTGGCCCACGCCTCCATCCCGCTCGCCGATGTCCGCCCCGGCTACCCTTCCGACTGGTCCGGCTACGTCGCCGGCACCATTTGGGCCGCTATTGTCGCGAACGCGTTGACCTGCAGCGGACTTGATATCGCCATTGTCTCCGATGTCCCCGTCGGCTCCGGTCTTTCTAGCTCCGCCGCGCTCGAGTGCTCCACCGCCGTGGCTGCGTATGAGCTCTGCCACGGCCACGCCCCCGATGACGCCGCCCGCGCCCAGCTGGCGCAGGCCTGCATTCGTGCCGAAAACGAGGTTGTCGGCGCTTCTACCGGTGGCTTGGACCAGAATGCCAGCCTCTTTGGCCAACGAGACAAGGCCCTCTTTTTGGACTTTTCCACCGGTGCGGTTGAGCGCGTTGCCTTCAACATCGCCGCCCAGGACATGGTGCTGCTTATCGCCGACACCAATGCCCCGCATACGCTTTCCGACGGCCAATATGCCTCCCGCCGCGGCATCATCGACGCCGTGCAGTCTGCCGCCGGCAGCACCATCCGCGAAATCCCGGATGCTGAGGCATTTGCTGCCACGGTCGACCCCGCCGACGCGGAACTCTACCGCCGTCGCGTGCGCCACGTGGTGGAAGAGACCAATCGCACCTTAGCCGCCGCTACCGCGCTCACCTCATCCGACCCGGCAGAGTTCCGCCGCCTCATGCGCGAAAGCCACATTTCCCTGCGCGACCTGTACGAAGTCACGACCCCCGAGCTTGACTCCGCTTTCACCGCGGCCGGCGAAATTGGCGCCCGCATGACTGGTGGTGGCTTCGGCGGCGCAGTCATCGCGCTCATCCCGCGCTCCGACGTCGAGTCCACCGCCCAGGCCATTTACGACGCCGCAGCATCCCGCAGCTTCCCAGAACCCACCTTCTTGGTGGCCCGCCCGGGAGATGGCGCCCGCCGCCTCGCCTAA
- the galT gene encoding galactose-1-phosphate uridylyltransferase has translation MVEITSAALADGREILYFDDQPHPDRVLVDARDIPTVAPASEMRRDPLTGDWVAFAAHRMNRTFLPPANENPLAPTREGQLPTEIPSPSYDVVVFENRFPSFATAADIEHPEKDNLLGMVPRLPARARCEVVCFTEDPALSFKDLPESRIRTVIEAWAHRTAALSQIDGVQQVFPFENRGEEIGVTLQHPHGQIYSYPFLSPRLRSIVDSARAYDGDLFQDLLDRERAAGTRIIAETEHFTVFVPAAAKWPLEAMVMPNAEVPDFAALSEAQRADLAPLLKKLYFALDRFFDGVEKTPYIAGWTQAPVDPALRPGIRMHLQLFSLMRSPGRMKYLAGSESSQAVWINDTTPERIAARFKEIWDA, from the coding sequence ATGGTTGAGATTACCTCTGCCGCGCTTGCCGACGGCCGCGAGATCCTCTACTTCGACGACCAACCCCACCCCGATCGCGTGCTTGTCGACGCCCGCGACATCCCCACCGTAGCCCCCGCTTCCGAAATGCGCCGGGATCCCTTAACAGGGGATTGGGTGGCCTTTGCCGCCCACCGTATGAACCGCACCTTCTTGCCACCGGCCAACGAGAACCCACTTGCGCCCACACGCGAAGGCCAGCTGCCCACGGAGATCCCCAGCCCCAGCTATGACGTGGTGGTCTTTGAAAATCGCTTCCCGTCCTTTGCTACCGCCGCGGATATCGAGCACCCAGAGAAAGATAACCTGCTCGGCATGGTGCCGCGCCTTCCGGCGCGTGCCCGCTGCGAGGTGGTCTGCTTTACCGAGGACCCAGCCCTGTCCTTCAAGGACCTGCCCGAATCCCGCATCCGTACCGTGATCGAGGCCTGGGCTCACCGCACCGCTGCACTTTCGCAGATTGACGGCGTGCAGCAGGTATTCCCCTTTGAAAACCGCGGCGAAGAAATCGGCGTGACCCTCCAGCACCCGCACGGCCAGATCTATTCCTATCCATTCCTCTCGCCCCGCCTGCGTTCCATCGTGGATTCCGCCCGCGCCTATGACGGCGACCTCTTCCAGGATCTCCTCGATCGCGAGCGCGCCGCTGGCACCCGCATCATCGCCGAAACCGAGCACTTCACCGTCTTTGTTCCCGCCGCTGCCAAATGGCCGCTGGAAGCCATGGTTATGCCCAACGCGGAGGTCCCAGATTTCGCTGCGCTTAGCGAAGCCCAACGCGCCGACCTCGCGCCCCTGCTCAAAAAGCTTTACTTCGCGTTGGACCGGTTCTTTGATGGCGTGGAGAAGACTCCGTATATCGCCGGCTGGACCCAAGCGCCGGTTGATCCAGCACTGCGCCCCGGCATCCGCATGCACCTGCAGCTCTTTTCGCTTATGCGCTCGCCCGGACGCATGAAGTACCTCGCCGGTTCCGAGTCCTCGCAGGCGGTGTGGATCAATGACACCACCCCGGAGCGAATCGCCGCCCGCTTTAAGGAGATCTGGGATGCTTAA
- a CDS encoding cell wall anchor protein encodes MSEKKRAGAFDLRNVIAALLGLYGLVLLGCYFFLDPGINPDTGQAKNASDNLWASLALLAVAAAFVLWARLKPITIPGEN; translated from the coding sequence ATGTCTGAGAAAAAGCGCGCGGGAGCATTCGACCTGCGCAACGTCATCGCCGCACTCCTCGGCCTCTACGGCCTAGTTTTGCTCGGCTGCTATTTCTTCCTTGACCCAGGCATCAACCCGGATACCGGGCAGGCTAAGAACGCCAGCGATAACCTATGGGCAAGCCTTGCTTTGCTGGCCGTGGCCGCCGCCTTTGTGCTGTGGGCGCGCCTGAAGCCCATCACCATCCCAGGAGAAAACTAA
- a CDS encoding sodium:solute symporter family protein yields the protein METAESVLRLDASWVDYFLVAIYFLFVLGIGWAAKARVSSSIDFFLSGRGLPAWVTGLAFVSANLGAVEIIGMSANGVEYGFQTMHYFWIGAIPAMVFLGIVMMPFYYGSKVRSVPEFMRKRFGNAAHLVNAISFAVAQLLIAGVNLYLLATIVEALLGWQMWVSLLVAGLIVLSYITLGGLSAAIYNEVLQFFVIIAALAPLTIIGLNRVGGWSGLKDAVAQDSHFHTWPGTDISGFENPVWSVIGIVLGLGFVLSFGYWTTNFVEVQRAMASDSISAARRTPIIGAFPKMFVPFLVVIPGMVASVSVADLMEERAEPNDAILLLMRDLLPNGLLGVAIAGLLASFMAGMAANISAFNTVISYDIWQTYVVKDREDDYYLKFGRVATVVATAIAIFTALLAQNFGNIMDYLQTLFGFFNAPLFATFILGMFWKRMTPHAGWSGLVAGTGSAIAFWYVASFTDMINLPGQGTAFVAAGVAFVVDILVSIVVTLFTQPKPDSELVGFVSSVTPKDHFDDYTEKSLPWYQQTVPLGIICLVMAVALNVIFA from the coding sequence ATGGAGACTGCTGAATCCGTATTGAGGCTGGATGCCTCCTGGGTGGACTACTTCTTGGTAGCCATCTACTTCCTCTTCGTTCTAGGCATCGGCTGGGCCGCCAAGGCCCGAGTGTCTAGCTCCATCGACTTCTTCCTCTCCGGCCGGGGACTGCCCGCCTGGGTGACCGGCCTGGCCTTCGTCTCGGCCAACCTGGGCGCGGTGGAAATCATCGGTATGTCCGCCAATGGCGTGGAGTATGGCTTCCAAACCATGCACTACTTCTGGATTGGCGCCATCCCGGCCATGGTCTTTTTGGGCATTGTGATGATGCCGTTCTACTACGGCTCCAAGGTGCGTTCGGTGCCGGAGTTTATGCGCAAGCGCTTTGGCAACGCCGCGCACCTGGTCAACGCGATTTCTTTCGCCGTGGCCCAGCTGCTTATTGCCGGCGTGAACTTGTACTTGCTGGCCACCATCGTGGAAGCCCTGCTGGGCTGGCAGATGTGGGTATCGCTCTTGGTAGCCGGCCTCATCGTGCTGTCCTATATCACCTTGGGTGGCCTTTCGGCCGCTATCTATAACGAGGTGCTGCAATTCTTCGTCATCATCGCCGCCCTCGCCCCGCTGACCATCATTGGCCTGAACCGCGTTGGCGGTTGGAGCGGACTGAAGGACGCGGTGGCCCAGGACTCGCACTTCCACACCTGGCCGGGCACGGATATCTCTGGGTTTGAGAACCCAGTGTGGTCCGTCATCGGCATCGTGCTTGGCCTCGGCTTCGTGCTTTCCTTTGGTTACTGGACCACCAACTTCGTGGAAGTTCAGCGCGCCATGGCCTCGGATTCTATTTCCGCGGCCCGCAGGACCCCGATTATCGGCGCCTTCCCCAAGATGTTTGTGCCCTTCCTCGTCGTCATTCCGGGTATGGTCGCCTCCGTTTCGGTCGCCGATTTGATGGAAGAGCGCGCGGAGCCGAACGACGCCATCCTGCTGCTCATGCGCGACCTTTTGCCTAATGGCCTGCTAGGCGTGGCGATCGCCGGCCTGCTCGCTTCCTTCATGGCCGGCATGGCCGCGAATATCTCGGCCTTTAATACCGTCATCTCCTATGACATCTGGCAGACCTACGTGGTCAAGGACCGCGAGGATGACTACTACCTGAAGTTCGGCCGCGTCGCTACAGTTGTTGCCACCGCTATTGCCATTTTCACCGCGCTGCTTGCGCAGAACTTTGGCAATATCATGGACTACCTGCAAACGCTCTTCGGGTTCTTTAATGCGCCGCTGTTCGCCACCTTCATTCTGGGCATGTTCTGGAAGCGCATGACCCCGCACGCCGGTTGGTCCGGTCTTGTGGCCGGTACTGGTTCCGCCATCGCCTTTTGGTACGTCGCTTCCTTTACGGACATGATCAACTTGCCAGGGCAGGGCACCGCCTTTGTGGCGGCCGGTGTGGCCTTCGTGGTGGATATCCTAGTCTCCATCGTGGTTACCCTGTTCACCCAGCCCAAGCCGGATAGCGAGCTGGTTGGCTTCGTCTCTTCCGTGACCCCCAAGGACCACTTTGATGACTACACCGAAAAGTCCTTGCCGTGGTACCAGCAGACCGTCCCGCTGGGCATCATTTGCCTGGTGATGGCCGTAGCCCTCAACGTCATCTTCGCCTAA
- a CDS encoding aldose epimerase codes for MTSGGAAGSDAEYPSVAICHGGYTAELALFGGAVKALTYRGAPLVESYEGKPPLMAGVVLAPWPNRTEDGWFEWQGTGHQLEINEPERNNAIHGFAVDWWRIKERSANRVALAFDIEPRQGWPWAIQLEATYALDEQGLHHQLSARTTEPGEVPFAYGLHLYLSPQGAGAKEAVLSADVGKRYLLSARNLPTGKTEQVRITNQPIAEVDWDDCFHGEGPLTAVYSAGGKGVRLEMGEGLNWVQMFTPADFPRAGGPGKALAVEPMSAPPNALRSGQDLVRLSAQKPQRFTLRLAAENNN; via the coding sequence ATGACCAGTGGAGGAGCGGCTGGTTCTGACGCTGAATACCCCAGCGTCGCCATTTGCCATGGCGGTTATACGGCTGAGCTTGCTCTATTTGGTGGTGCGGTCAAGGCGTTGACCTATCGCGGCGCGCCCTTAGTAGAAAGCTACGAGGGCAAGCCGCCGCTGATGGCCGGCGTGGTGCTGGCGCCGTGGCCGAATCGCACCGAGGATGGCTGGTTCGAATGGCAGGGGACCGGACACCAGTTGGAGATCAACGAGCCGGAGCGCAATAACGCCATTCATGGATTCGCGGTGGATTGGTGGCGCATCAAGGAACGCTCGGCCAACCGGGTGGCTCTCGCCTTTGATATTGAGCCGCGCCAGGGCTGGCCGTGGGCGATTCAGCTAGAGGCCACCTACGCCCTCGATGAGCAGGGATTGCACCACCAGCTGAGCGCACGCACCACGGAGCCCGGCGAGGTTCCCTTCGCCTATGGGCTGCACCTCTACCTCTCCCCACAAGGGGCAGGGGCGAAGGAAGCGGTGCTCAGTGCGGACGTCGGCAAGCGCTACCTGCTAAGCGCCCGCAACCTGCCCACGGGAAAGACGGAGCAGGTGCGTATCACTAATCAGCCTATCGCCGAGGTGGACTGGGACGATTGCTTCCACGGCGAAGGCCCACTGACGGCCGTGTATTCGGCCGGTGGAAAGGGCGTGCGCTTGGAGATGGGCGAAGGCCTGAACTGGGTGCAGATGTTTACCCCGGCCGACTTCCCGCGGGCAGGCGGCCCCGGCAAGGCATTAGCCGTGGAGCCCATGAGCGCGCCGCCGAATGCGCTGCGCAGCGGTCAAGACCTCGTGCGCCTGAGCGCTCAGAAACCGCAGAGATTCACGCTGCGCCTTGCAGCAGAGAACAATAACTAG